The following proteins come from a genomic window of Gordonia westfalica:
- a CDS encoding MaoC family dehydratase: protein MGGGEQAPVSRVVQRGLWFEEFIEGTLYEHRPGRTVTEADNVLFTTLTMNTQALHLDAAWSARQPGFGGQRLINSMFTLSTIVGLSVSQLTQGTLVANLGFTEIAFPAPLFAGDTLYAETLCTGKRESRSRPGEGVVNLTHIGRNQHGEVVARAARATLVRKQPTE, encoded by the coding sequence ATGGGTGGCGGGGAACAGGCACCCGTGAGCCGCGTGGTCCAGCGTGGACTGTGGTTCGAGGAGTTCATCGAGGGCACGCTCTACGAACACCGGCCCGGCCGTACTGTGACCGAGGCCGACAACGTGCTGTTCACGACGCTCACCATGAACACCCAGGCCCTGCACCTCGACGCCGCGTGGTCGGCCCGTCAGCCCGGTTTCGGTGGGCAGCGTCTGATCAACTCGATGTTCACGCTGTCGACGATCGTCGGCCTCTCGGTCAGCCAGCTCACGCAGGGCACACTGGTCGCGAACCTCGGTTTCACCGAGATCGCGTTCCCCGCTCCGCTGTTCGCCGGCGACACGCTGTACGCCGAGACCCTGTGCACCGGTAAACGTGAATCCCGGTCGAGGCCGGGGGAGGGCGTGGTGAACTTGACCCACATCGGACGCAATCAGCACGGCGAGGTAGTCGCGCGAGCCGCGCGGGCCACGCTGGTACGCAAACAACCTACGGAGTGA
- a CDS encoding acyl-CoA dehydrogenase family protein, whose translation MELTQEYTDLIATVRDFAQTVVAPVAAKHDADHTFPYEVIAQMGKMGLFGLPFDEKYGGMGGDYFALALALEELGKVDQSVAITLEAGVSLGAMPIYRFGTEEQKQQYLPDLTAGTALAGFGLTEPGAGSDAGATATTARDDGDSWIINGGKQFITNSGTDITSLVTVTAVTGVKENGKKEISTIIVPSGTPGFTAEPAYNKVGWNASDTHPLTFTDVRVPKENLLGERGRGYANFLSILDEGRIAIAALATGAAQGCVDESVKYAKERQSFGKPIGEYQSVSFAIARMEARAHVARTAYYDAAAKMLAGKPFKKEASIAKLVASEAAMDNARVATQIHGGYGFMNDYPVARHYRDSKILEIGEGTTEVQLMLIARELGFA comes from the coding sequence ATGGAACTCACGCAGGAGTACACCGACCTCATCGCAACGGTGCGCGACTTCGCGCAGACCGTGGTGGCGCCGGTGGCCGCGAAACACGATGCCGACCACACCTTCCCGTATGAGGTCATCGCCCAGATGGGCAAGATGGGCCTCTTCGGTCTGCCCTTCGACGAGAAGTACGGCGGCATGGGCGGCGACTACTTCGCGCTGGCCCTCGCGCTCGAGGAACTCGGCAAGGTCGACCAGTCGGTCGCCATCACGCTCGAAGCCGGCGTGAGCCTGGGCGCGATGCCGATCTACCGTTTCGGCACCGAGGAGCAGAAGCAGCAGTACCTGCCCGACCTCACCGCCGGTACCGCACTCGCCGGCTTCGGCCTCACCGAGCCGGGGGCCGGCTCCGACGCCGGTGCCACCGCGACCACCGCCCGCGACGATGGTGACTCGTGGATCATCAACGGCGGCAAACAGTTCATCACCAACTCGGGCACCGACATCACCTCGCTGGTCACCGTCACCGCGGTGACCGGGGTGAAGGAGAACGGCAAGAAGGAGATCTCGACGATCATCGTGCCGTCGGGAACCCCCGGGTTCACCGCCGAACCGGCCTACAACAAGGTCGGCTGGAACGCCTCCGACACTCATCCGCTCACGTTCACCGATGTGCGGGTGCCGAAGGAGAATCTGCTCGGCGAGCGTGGGCGCGGCTATGCCAACTTCCTGTCGATCCTCGACGAGGGCCGCATCGCGATCGCGGCGCTCGCGACCGGTGCCGCGCAGGGCTGCGTCGACGAGAGCGTCAAGTACGCCAAGGAGCGTCAGTCGTTCGGCAAACCGATCGGGGAGTACCAGTCGGTGTCCTTCGCCATCGCCCGGATGGAGGCGCGAGCCCATGTGGCCCGCACCGCCTACTACGACGCGGCGGCGAAGATGCTGGCGGGCAAGCCCTTCAAGAAGGAGGCGTCGATCGCGAAGCTGGTGGCCAGCGAGGCCGCCATGGACAATGCGCGCGTCGCGACCCAGATCCACGGCGGCTACGGCTTCATGAACGACTACCCGGTCGCCCGTCACTACCGGGACTCGAAGATCCTCGAGATCGGTGAAGGCACCACCGAGGTGCAGCTGATGCTCATCGCCCGAGAGTTGGGATTCGCATGA
- a CDS encoding carboxyl transferase domain-containing protein has protein sequence MIDGFRAAHQQNLDLLHQRLTTVAAGGGAKARERHVSRGKLLPRDRVDGLLDVGSPFIEVAPLAAFGMYDDKAPAAGVIAGVGRVAGRECMIVANDATVSGGTYYPVTVKKHLRAQEIAAANRLPCIYLVDSGGAMLLQQDEVFPDRDHFGRIFFNQATMSAAGIPQIAAVLGSSTAGGAYVPAMSDETVIVRNQGTIFLAGPPLVKAATGEDVSAEDLGGGAMHSSVSGVTDHLVDNDQQALAKVREIVATLGPREAPQWETIPSREPLRPQTDIYDVVPTDSRTPYDVREVIEIMCDAGEYTEFKANYGTTLVTAFAHIHGHPVGIIANNGVLFSESALKGAHFIELCDQRRIPLIFLQNITGFMVGKAYEQGGIAKNGAKMVNAVACARVPKFTVMVGGSFGAGNYSMCGRAYSPRFLWMWPNARISVMGGPQAADTLGTVRRNQIERSGDTWAAEDEEAFKAPIREQFEQQSDAYYSTARLWDDGIVDPAQTRTLLGLALETARYAPLADPRYGVFRM, from the coding sequence ACGGCCTGCTCGACGTCGGGTCGCCGTTCATCGAGGTCGCTCCGCTCGCCGCGTTCGGGATGTACGACGACAAGGCTCCGGCCGCGGGCGTCATCGCCGGCGTCGGCCGGGTGGCCGGTCGGGAATGCATGATCGTGGCCAACGACGCCACGGTCTCCGGCGGCACCTACTACCCGGTGACGGTGAAGAAGCACCTGCGGGCGCAGGAGATCGCGGCCGCCAACCGGCTGCCCTGCATCTACCTCGTCGACTCCGGCGGCGCGATGCTGCTGCAGCAGGACGAGGTCTTCCCGGATCGCGACCACTTCGGCCGCATCTTCTTCAACCAGGCGACCATGAGTGCGGCGGGCATCCCGCAGATCGCGGCCGTCCTCGGTTCCTCGACCGCCGGTGGCGCCTACGTCCCCGCGATGAGCGACGAGACGGTCATCGTCCGCAACCAGGGCACGATCTTCCTCGCCGGCCCGCCGCTGGTGAAAGCCGCGACCGGCGAAGACGTCTCGGCCGAGGACCTCGGCGGCGGTGCGATGCATTCGTCGGTCTCCGGTGTCACCGACCACCTCGTCGACAACGACCAGCAGGCGCTCGCCAAGGTCCGCGAGATCGTCGCCACCCTCGGTCCGCGTGAGGCGCCGCAGTGGGAGACCATCCCGTCGCGCGAACCCCTCCGCCCGCAGACCGACATCTACGACGTGGTGCCCACCGACTCGCGCACCCCGTACGACGTGCGCGAGGTCATCGAGATCATGTGCGACGCCGGTGAATACACCGAGTTCAAGGCGAACTACGGTACGACGCTCGTCACCGCCTTCGCCCACATCCACGGTCATCCGGTGGGCATCATCGCCAACAACGGTGTGCTCTTCAGCGAATCCGCCCTCAAGGGAGCGCATTTCATCGAGCTCTGCGACCAGCGCCGAATCCCGTTGATCTTCCTCCAGAACATCACCGGGTTCATGGTCGGCAAGGCCTACGAGCAGGGTGGTATCGCCAAGAACGGCGCCAAGATGGTCAATGCGGTTGCCTGCGCGCGCGTCCCGAAGTTCACCGTCATGGTCGGCGGCTCGTTCGGTGCCGGCAACTACTCGATGTGCGGCCGCGCCTACTCGCCGCGGTTCCTGTGGATGTGGCCCAATGCCCGCATCTCCGTGATGGGTGGCCCGCAGGCCGCCGACACGCTGGGCACCGTGCGCCGCAACCAGATCGAGCGGTCCGGGGACACCTGGGCGGCGGAGGACGAAGAGGCCTTCAAGGCGCCCATCCGCGAACAGTTCGAACAGCAGTCCGACGCCTACTACTCGACGGCCCGACTCTGGGACGACGGCATCGTCGACCCCGCCCAGACCCGCACGCTCCTCGGCCTCGCGCTCGAGACGGCGCGCTACGCCCCACTGGCCGACCCGCGCTACGGCGTCTTCCGGATGTGA